A single window of Acidimicrobiales bacterium DNA harbors:
- a CDS encoding MBL fold metallo-hydrolase yields MTAIRFFGVRGSTPCSCEENRRYGGNTACVVLEAAGSEPIVLDLGTGLRLYGRTFAQDEPFRGHVLVTHLHWDHVQGLPFFEPINRTGARMDLWGPKQEDGTSLETAFRSFMAPPYFPVGLEAFAGEFEFHDLGEDEVSIGDAKVRVRFVPHIGPTCGFRVELDGVSVAYIPDHQQPLNGAMTIDDAVLELCEGVDVLIHDAQYTEEEWARKSHWGHCTISYALHVARESGAKRLVLFHHDPAHSDELVDRVVEEMRDSPKSWCLEQVVAAHEGLELELGASSGPGVSGSGEREAMR; encoded by the coding sequence GTGACGGCCATCAGATTCTTCGGGGTCCGAGGCTCGACCCCGTGTTCGTGTGAAGAGAACAGGCGATACGGCGGCAACACGGCCTGCGTCGTCTTGGAGGCGGCCGGAAGCGAGCCGATCGTGCTCGACTTGGGGACCGGGCTTCGCCTCTACGGGCGTACGTTCGCCCAAGACGAGCCGTTCAGGGGTCACGTGCTGGTGACGCACCTCCACTGGGACCACGTCCAAGGTCTTCCCTTCTTCGAGCCGATCAATCGGACGGGTGCACGTATGGACCTGTGGGGGCCGAAACAGGAGGACGGCACTTCTCTGGAGACGGCGTTCCGATCCTTCATGGCCCCTCCGTACTTCCCGGTGGGGCTCGAAGCCTTCGCGGGCGAGTTCGAGTTCCACGACCTCGGTGAGGACGAGGTGAGCATCGGCGACGCCAAGGTACGTGTGCGCTTCGTTCCCCACATCGGTCCGACCTGTGGCTTCCGGGTAGAACTCGACGGGGTCTCCGTGGCCTACATACCAGACCATCAGCAGCCATTGAACGGTGCCATGACGATCGACGACGCGGTGTTGGAGCTGTGTGAAGGCGTGGACGTGCTCATCCACGATGCCCAGTACACGGAAGAAGAGTGGGCGAGGAAGAGCCACTGGGGGCACTGCACAATCTCTTACGCTCTGCACGTGGCCCGTGAGTCGGGAGCGAAGAGGCTGGTGTTGTTCCACCACGATCCCGCACACAGCGACGAGCTGGTCGATCGTGTCGTGGAAGAGATGAGGGACTCTCCAAAGTCGTGGTGTCTGGAGCAGGTCGTCGCCGCCCACGAGGGACTCGAACTCGAATTGGGTGCTTCGTCCGGGCCCGGCGTGTCGGGGAGTGGTGAACGCGAGGCGATGCGTTGA
- a CDS encoding glycosyl transferase family 1, with amino-acid sequence MGSSRMHIGMALFFYPRGGSAQVARYLTRALLAHGCEARVLSGSLGGVGESTHAPTFFRGRDVSVVDYTPAFEKWRKTGDPDLADVPFQPSYEHRHGVPDRGFDWTDEVSAERLHMAWREVLTRAAERGAALLHLHHLGVLQIAANGIGVPYVSHLHGTELKFVERVLSGEAGPHGRWWVDRMREGAASSARVVCISEHDRRLALDLLGLGPSDVEVVPNGVDTEVFRPRAMPSAERLAFWRRVLVDDPRGWDETGRVGSVRYGISDLDVFGTASDPSPVIIFVGRFLAFKRLPVLLEAFAEAQRSFSRRIPLVVWGGSPGEWEGEHPVTYVRRRGIRDVFFVGWRGHEDLPTALAASDVFVAPSVGEPFGQVYLEAMACGLPVIACASGGPLEIVETDSSAPTGWLVTPDDVGELASAMLVAVEDAEERSRRGRAAEAAVRRRWSWHRIAGRFISVYEQSLLAT; translated from the coding sequence GTGGGCTCGTCCCGGATGCACATCGGCATGGCCCTCTTCTTCTATCCACGGGGCGGATCCGCACAGGTCGCTCGTTATCTGACCAGAGCGCTCCTCGCGCACGGCTGTGAAGCCCGGGTCCTCAGCGGCTCCTTGGGTGGTGTAGGGGAGTCGACGCATGCTCCGACGTTCTTCCGGGGAAGAGACGTGTCCGTCGTCGACTACACGCCTGCTTTCGAGAAGTGGAGAAAGACCGGCGATCCGGACCTCGCGGACGTGCCGTTCCAGCCCTCCTACGAGCATCGGCACGGTGTGCCGGACCGAGGCTTCGACTGGACCGACGAAGTCTCCGCCGAGCGACTGCACATGGCATGGCGTGAGGTGTTGACGCGTGCCGCAGAGCGGGGGGCCGCGCTGCTGCACCTGCATCATCTCGGGGTCTTGCAGATCGCGGCGAACGGAATCGGGGTCCCTTACGTGTCGCACCTACACGGCACCGAGCTGAAGTTCGTGGAACGAGTCCTCTCCGGGGAAGCAGGGCCTCACGGGAGGTGGTGGGTGGATCGCATGCGAGAGGGGGCAGCGTCCAGCGCCCGTGTCGTCTGCATAAGCGAACACGATCGCCGCTTGGCTCTCGACCTGCTCGGTCTGGGCCCGTCTGACGTCGAAGTGGTCCCCAACGGCGTCGATACTGAGGTATTCAGACCCCGGGCCATGCCGTCGGCCGAACGCCTGGCCTTCTGGAGGCGCGTCCTCGTCGACGACCCTCGCGGCTGGGATGAGACGGGGAGGGTGGGTTCGGTGCGCTACGGCATCTCCGACTTGGACGTCTTCGGGACGGCCTCCGACCCGTCACCGGTCATCATCTTCGTGGGGCGCTTCTTGGCGTTCAAGCGCCTCCCTGTTCTACTGGAAGCCTTCGCCGAAGCTCAGAGGTCTTTCTCGAGGAGGATCCCGTTGGTGGTCTGGGGGGGCTCTCCGGGCGAGTGGGAGGGCGAGCACCCCGTGACTTACGTGCGACGCCGTGGCATAAGGGACGTGTTCTTCGTCGGATGGCGAGGGCACGAGGACCTTCCGACGGCTCTTGCGGCTTCGGACGTCTTCGTCGCTCCCTCGGTGGGTGAGCCGTTCGGCCAGGTGTACCTGGAAGCCATGGCATGTGGCCTCCCGGTCATCGCCTGCGCCAGCGGAGGTCCGCTGGAGATCGTCGAGACCGACTCTTCCGCGCCCACCGGGTGGTTGGTGACCCCGGACGACGTAGGCGAACTGGCATCGGCGATGCTGGTCGCCGTGGAAGACGCCGAGGAGCGATCGAGGCGAGGTCGGGCGGCCGAGGCGGCAGTCCGACGGCGTTGGTCTTGGCACCGGATCGCAGGCCGTTTCATCTCCGTGTACGAACAGTCGCTGCTCGCCACCTAG
- the caiA gene encoding acyl-CoA dehydrogenase, with protein MTKPDLSAAERALEVADSILRRATRSIASSAPDPNEAIDANQVVAYDLAHTAAAVATGRAMLDYGSRGDGEAALTCCFVADALADLAARVFGREGVWQATSAELEAIRDFAGPYRDPRFLASVCEQGEPPRHLPEELEMVRDTYRRFAEDRIRPVADEIHRKNLDIPEEIISGLAELGTFGLSIPESYGGFAGGSEDDYLAMCVATEELSRVSLCAGGSLITRPEILARALEAGGTEDQKRHWLPKLASGEVMNAVAVTEPDYGSDVANIKVSATPTEGGWLINGVKTWCTFAARADVLSLLARTDPDRTKGHRGLSLFIVPKERAPGEGFILQQSTGGRLEGRPIDTIGYRGMHSYELAFENWFVPAENLIGGEEGLGKGFYYQMAGFENGRLQTAARAVGVMQAAYEEAVSYASERRVFGSAVIDYQLSKAKIARMAAMIAASRQFMYDVARRMASGGGQMEASMIKAYVCKAAEWVTREAMQLHGGFGYAEEYPVSRFFVDARVLSIFEGADETLCLKVIARRLITEA; from the coding sequence GTGACCAAACCAGATCTGAGTGCAGCAGAACGTGCATTGGAGGTGGCCGACTCGATCCTCCGGCGAGCCACCCGCTCGATAGCGTCGAGCGCTCCCGACCCGAACGAGGCGATAGACGCGAACCAGGTGGTCGCCTACGACCTCGCCCACACCGCGGCTGCCGTCGCCACGGGACGTGCGATGCTCGACTACGGGTCGAGAGGTGACGGCGAGGCAGCCCTTACCTGCTGCTTCGTCGCCGACGCCCTGGCCGACCTCGCCGCACGAGTGTTCGGGCGGGAGGGCGTCTGGCAGGCGACGAGTGCGGAGCTCGAGGCCATCCGGGACTTCGCGGGGCCGTACCGCGATCCGAGATTCCTCGCCTCTGTGTGCGAACAAGGAGAGCCGCCTCGCCACCTTCCCGAGGAGCTCGAGATGGTCAGAGACACGTACCGGCGCTTCGCGGAGGACCGCATCCGTCCGGTCGCCGACGAGATCCACCGCAAGAACCTCGACATTCCCGAGGAGATCATCTCCGGCCTGGCAGAGCTCGGCACGTTCGGACTGTCGATTCCCGAGTCGTACGGCGGGTTCGCCGGCGGTTCCGAGGACGACTACCTGGCCATGTGTGTCGCCACAGAGGAGCTCTCCCGCGTCTCGTTGTGCGCAGGGGGTTCGTTGATCACGAGACCCGAGATCCTCGCCCGCGCACTGGAAGCGGGCGGAACCGAGGACCAGAAGCGCCACTGGCTCCCCAAGCTCGCTTCGGGCGAGGTCATGAACGCCGTCGCCGTCACCGAACCCGACTACGGCTCCGATGTCGCAAACATCAAGGTCTCGGCGACACCCACCGAAGGTGGCTGGCTGATCAACGGCGTGAAGACTTGGTGCACGTTCGCCGCTCGTGCCGACGTGTTGAGCCTTCTCGCTCGGACCGACCCGGACAGGACGAAGGGTCACCGGGGTCTGAGCCTGTTCATCGTGCCGAAGGAGCGCGCTCCCGGCGAGGGCTTCATACTCCAGCAGTCGACCGGTGGGCGGCTGGAGGGCAGGCCGATCGACACGATCGGTTACAGGGGCATGCACTCCTACGAACTCGCTTTCGAGAACTGGTTCGTGCCTGCCGAGAACCTGATCGGCGGCGAGGAGGGCCTCGGGAAGGGCTTCTACTATCAGATGGCCGGCTTCGAGAACGGTCGACTCCAGACGGCTGCTCGGGCGGTCGGCGTCATGCAGGCTGCGTACGAGGAGGCCGTGTCGTACGCGAGCGAACGACGCGTGTTCGGATCTGCCGTCATCGACTACCAGTTGAGCAAGGCGAAGATCGCGCGCATGGCCGCGATGATCGCAGCGTCCAGGCAGTTCATGTACGACGTGGCGCGGCGCATGGCGTCGGGGGGCGGCCAAATGGAGGCCTCGATGATCAAGGCCTACGTGTGCAAGGCCGCCGAATGGGTCACGAGGGAGGCCATGCAGCTACATGGCGGCTTCGGATACGCCGAGGAGTACCCGGTGAGTCGGTTCTTCGTCGACGCGAGAGTCCTCTCGATATTCGAGGGCGCCGACGAGACCCTCTGCCTGAAGGTGATCGCGCGACGCCTGATCACCGAAGCCTGA
- a CDS encoding UDP-glucose 4-epimerase has translation MILLTGGAGFIGSHVAEALVVRGYSVRAVDCFTDYYDPSRKRMNLAAVSESPRFELIEADLADCDVEVLFEGVEAVVHEAGQPGVRASWADFDTYLVRNVEVTRKLLDAATKAGVSRFVYASSSSVYGAAATFPTREDTVPQPLSPYGVSKLAAEHLCGVWAREWGLPTVSLRYFTVYGPRQRPDMAIHRLCKAAIDGSPFPMYGDGSQVRDVTEVSDVVEATLAALTQPDVEPGSVMNVAGGSQVSLAELIDKVSELAGERVRVERLSPAKGDPPRTGGETGRARSVLGWEPRVGIDEGLARQFEWHLQTTRRES, from the coding sequence GTGATCCTCCTCACCGGCGGGGCGGGGTTCATCGGCTCGCATGTCGCAGAGGCCCTCGTCGTTCGCGGGTACTCCGTGCGAGCGGTGGACTGCTTCACGGACTATTACGACCCGTCCCGCAAGCGGATGAACCTCGCGGCCGTCTCGGAATCACCGCGTTTCGAGCTGATCGAGGCGGACCTCGCCGATTGCGACGTGGAAGTCCTCTTCGAAGGGGTGGAGGCGGTCGTCCACGAAGCAGGCCAGCCGGGTGTCAGGGCTTCGTGGGCCGATTTCGACACCTACCTCGTCCGTAACGTCGAGGTGACTAGAAAGCTCCTCGACGCAGCCACGAAGGCAGGAGTGTCGAGGTTCGTGTATGCATCGTCGTCTTCCGTCTACGGGGCCGCCGCCACGTTTCCCACGCGTGAGGACACGGTCCCACAGCCGCTCTCGCCATATGGGGTGTCGAAGCTTGCCGCCGAGCACTTGTGTGGGGTCTGGGCACGTGAATGGGGTCTCCCGACGGTGTCCCTCCGGTACTTCACCGTGTACGGGCCGCGGCAGCGTCCCGACATGGCGATTCACCGACTGTGCAAGGCCGCGATAGACGGTTCGCCGTTCCCGATGTATGGAGACGGATCTCAAGTGCGCGACGTGACTGAGGTCTCCGACGTGGTGGAGGCGACGTTGGCTGCCCTCACCCAGCCGGACGTCGAACCCGGGTCGGTGATGAACGTGGCAGGAGGCTCGCAGGTGAGCCTCGCCGAGCTGATCGACAAGGTGTCGGAGTTGGCGGGGGAGCGGGTGAGGGTCGAGAGGCTCTCACCGGCGAAGGGCGACCCGCCGAGGACTGGGGGTGAGACCGGGCGGGCCCGCAGCGTGTTGGGATGGGAGCCGCGTGTCGGCATCGACGAGGGTCTGGCGCGCCAGTTCGAATGGCACCTCCAGACGACGCGACGGGAGAGCTGA
- a CDS encoding ABC transporter, which translates to MAENLPAEARTPSGRPSSSTADGWRLIRDCMISRWRGLTLGVIVGLIWTAGKVVVPLLVRGAIDHGVAARDQRALLSWSCAVGGAGLVAAAFTGIRRYWAFRESRWIETTLRDRLFAHVQRLHFGFHDRFRPGDLLSRANSDLQQIQGLVVLVPLTVSNLVTVFVAAAVLFSIDPMLAAASLCVLPGIDHVARRFSRRVQGEVMSIQQEAARVSSVVEQYVAGIRVVKGLGADEFQRARFRDAVDRLYGSSIRAGRIRANHLPLLEMLPSVSLVVVLGYGGHRVMAGDLTVGSLVAFNAYVVLLVWPLRMIGMVVAQAQRAAAAAQRVHEILATSPVIADPAEPLHLPSPASPSSDRSARHRSRKVDHRRPSRGRPAETESPPPLGRVEFSGVTFGYEPGRPVLRGVDLVIEPGECVALVGRTGSGKSTVARLIPRFYDVWEGSVSLDGVDVRRVRLTELRRAVGIVFEDTFLFDASVAANIALADPDAPPERIVAAARAAGAHDFISQLPEGYDTRVGERGHALSGGQRQRISLARAILADPRVLILDDATSAVDAATEEEIREALREVMKGRTTVVIAHRPATISLADRVVVLEGGRVRESGRHDELAARSEFYRDLLAMIDEESGFPAGVRASEGLD; encoded by the coding sequence GTGGCAGAGAACCTTCCTGCAGAGGCGAGAACCCCCTCGGGCCGGCCCTCGTCCAGCACGGCCGACGGCTGGAGACTGATCCGTGACTGCATGATCTCGCGATGGCGGGGTCTGACGCTCGGTGTGATCGTGGGATTGATCTGGACGGCGGGGAAGGTGGTGGTCCCGCTCTTGGTGCGTGGCGCGATCGATCACGGTGTCGCCGCACGGGATCAGAGAGCCCTGCTGTCTTGGTCTTGCGCGGTGGGAGGTGCAGGCCTCGTGGCCGCTGCCTTCACCGGGATCCGTCGTTACTGGGCGTTCCGCGAGTCCAGGTGGATCGAGACGACTCTGCGCGACAGGCTCTTCGCCCACGTGCAGAGACTGCACTTCGGGTTCCACGATCGATTCAGGCCCGGCGACCTGTTGAGCCGGGCGAACAGTGATCTCCAACAGATCCAGGGTCTGGTGGTTCTGGTTCCGCTCACGGTATCCAACCTCGTGACCGTATTCGTGGCGGCAGCGGTCCTCTTCTCCATCGACCCGATGCTGGCCGCGGCCTCGCTGTGTGTCCTGCCTGGGATCGACCACGTCGCTCGCAGGTTTTCCAGGCGCGTCCAGGGTGAGGTGATGTCGATCCAACAGGAGGCCGCCCGGGTCTCCTCCGTGGTCGAGCAGTACGTGGCCGGTATCCGCGTCGTCAAGGGTCTGGGAGCCGACGAGTTCCAGCGGGCTCGTTTCAGGGACGCGGTCGACCGCTTGTACGGGTCGTCTATTCGAGCCGGACGGATTCGAGCGAACCACCTCCCGCTACTCGAGATGCTTCCGAGCGTCTCCTTGGTGGTGGTGCTCGGGTACGGGGGTCACCGGGTCATGGCCGGTGATCTCACCGTCGGCTCGCTCGTCGCCTTCAACGCGTATGTGGTGTTGCTCGTCTGGCCCCTGCGGATGATCGGGATGGTGGTGGCCCAGGCCCAGAGGGCTGCGGCCGCGGCTCAGCGAGTCCACGAGATCCTGGCGACGTCTCCCGTGATTGCCGACCCGGCCGAACCGCTTCACCTTCCGTCACCTGCGAGTCCGTCGTCGGATCGATCGGCCCGCCATCGTTCGCGAAAGGTCGACCACAGGCGGCCCTCTCGAGGGCGCCCCGCGGAGACGGAGAGCCCACCCCCTCTCGGCCGGGTCGAGTTTTCCGGCGTGACCTTCGGTTATGAGCCTGGTCGTCCCGTGCTGCGTGGTGTGGATCTCGTCATCGAGCCGGGGGAGTGCGTTGCCCTGGTCGGCCGCACCGGAAGCGGCAAATCGACGGTCGCCCGTCTGATTCCCCGTTTCTACGACGTCTGGGAAGGATCCGTGAGCCTGGACGGAGTGGACGTGAGGCGCGTGAGGCTGACCGAGCTTCGCCGGGCTGTGGGGATCGTCTTCGAAGACACGTTTCTCTTCGATGCTTCTGTCGCCGCGAACATCGCGCTCGCCGATCCGGACGCTCCGCCCGAGCGCATCGTGGCGGCAGCCCGCGCCGCCGGTGCTCACGACTTCATATCGCAGCTTCCGGAGGGTTACGACACCAGGGTCGGCGAGCGTGGGCATGCGTTGTCTGGAGGGCAGAGGCAGCGAATATCCCTTGCTCGAGCGATCCTCGCGGACCCTCGGGTCCTGATACTCGACGACGCGACCTCTGCTGTAGACGCGGCGACCGAAGAGGAGATCAGGGAGGCTCTCCGTGAGGTGATGAAGGGTCGCACCACCGTCGTGATCGCCCATCGTCCCGCCACCATCTCGCTGGCCGATCGAGTCGTGGTCCTCGAAGGCGGACGTGTGCGCGAGTCGGGGAGGCACGACGAACTCGCCGCCCGATCCGAGTTCTACAGAGATCTCCTCGCCATGATCGATGAGGAATCCGGCTTTCCTGCCGGCGTGAGGGCTTCGGAGGGCCTGGATTGA
- a CDS encoding gamma carbonic anhydrase family protein: MPIYALGEREPRIHPDAYVHPDAVVIGDVRIGAGASIWPCAVLRGDDGTIFVGERTSVQDGSVIHCTVVHDTVIGADCVIGHMVHLEGCVIEDGALVGNGAVVLHDAVVRTRSLVGSNAVVPGRMEVPTGTMALGVPARIVERDPGEFGAYVQSYLARAERYRRELRRLG; this comes from the coding sequence ATGCCGATTTACGCACTCGGGGAGAGGGAACCTCGGATACATCCCGACGCGTACGTGCATCCGGACGCGGTGGTCATAGGCGACGTGCGCATCGGAGCCGGAGCATCCATCTGGCCTTGTGCCGTCCTGCGGGGCGACGACGGGACGATCTTCGTCGGGGAAAGGACCTCGGTCCAGGACGGGAGCGTAATCCACTGCACCGTCGTGCACGACACCGTGATCGGCGCCGACTGTGTGATCGGGCACATGGTGCATCTGGAGGGATGTGTGATCGAGGACGGTGCACTCGTCGGCAACGGTGCGGTCGTGCTGCACGATGCGGTCGTGCGTACGCGGTCGTTGGTCGGCTCGAATGCCGTGGTGCCGGGGCGCATGGAGGTGCCGACGGGAACCATGGCGCTGGGTGTGCCTGCCCGAATCGTGGAGCGCGATCCAGGCGAGTTCGGCGCATACGTGCAGAGCTACCTGGCCCGAGCGGAGAGGTACAGAAGAGAGTTGCGGAGACTGGGCTGA
- the ephC gene encoding epoxide hydrolase, protein MPSMTAQIRETRVGANGMEFACLEAGDGPLVLLLHGFPDTAHTWRHLIPSLAEAGWRAVAPFMRGYSPTTIPSDGSYHTGSLASDACALHEALGGDSDAVLIGHDWGALAAYGAAVAEPGRWRRVVTMAVPPSPAMARAFFDYDQLRRSFYIFFFQTPLADAVVRADGFRFIRRLWEDWSPGYDAREDLVHVIDSIGSEQNLAAALGYYRALFDEAQPPGDVSRFQAATAGVPTQPLLYLHGTADGCVGVELTEGLENYLAEGSSVVRLEKAGHFLHLERPEHVSELVLTHLG, encoded by the coding sequence GTGCCGTCGATGACAGCCCAGATACGCGAAACCAGGGTCGGAGCCAACGGCATGGAGTTCGCCTGCCTCGAGGCCGGGGATGGGCCGCTCGTCCTCCTTCTTCACGGCTTTCCCGACACAGCTCACACTTGGAGGCACCTGATTCCGTCGCTCGCCGAAGCCGGCTGGAGGGCGGTGGCTCCCTTCATGCGCGGGTACTCCCCCACGACCATCCCGTCCGACGGCTCCTATCACACCGGGTCTCTCGCGTCCGACGCGTGCGCACTGCACGAAGCCCTCGGGGGAGATTCGGACGCCGTGCTGATCGGGCACGACTGGGGAGCCCTCGCTGCTTATGGGGCGGCCGTCGCAGAACCCGGGCGGTGGAGGAGAGTCGTCACCATGGCGGTCCCGCCTTCACCTGCGATGGCCAGAGCCTTCTTCGACTACGACCAGTTGCGCCGGTCCTTCTACATCTTCTTCTTCCAGACTCCCTTGGCAGACGCCGTCGTCAGAGCGGACGGCTTTCGTTTCATCCGCCGGCTGTGGGAGGACTGGTCACCCGGATACGACGCCCGAGAAGACTTGGTGCACGTCATCGACTCCATAGGTTCGGAACAGAACCTGGCTGCTGCCCTCGGCTATTACCGCGCCCTGTTCGACGAGGCGCAACCGCCCGGCGACGTCTCTCGCTTCCAAGCCGCCACCGCCGGGGTGCCGACCCAACCCCTTTTGTATCTGCACGGAACAGCCGACGGCTGCGTCGGAGTGGAGCTCACGGAGGGGCTCGAGAACTACCTGGCGGAAGGGTCCTCCGTGGTGAGACTGGAGAAAGCCGGCCACTTCCTGCACCTGGAGCGCCCAGAACACGTCTCAGAGCTCGTCCTGACACACCTTGGGTGA
- a CDS encoding CoA ester lyase: MLAKAPSLPADMVFLDLEDSVSPLEKEAARDKVVDAIKNQDWGDKILCVRINSWDTRWTVYDVIHVVGNAGERLEEVMLPKVQSAAEVVALDLLLSQVEDHAGLPENHIGIEAQIETARGLINVEEICAASPRLETIILGPVDMSASMEMPSMAGGLLIPEYPGDYFHYVFTKILMAGRANGLQVIDGPYVKIRDLEGFREYAKRTQILGYDGKWALHPDQIEILNEIFTPSQEQFDKAVAVLEAYEKATTEERRGAVMFGDEMIDEASRKVAVKIVNRGRRAGLVPSGQSESGSAS, encoded by the coding sequence ATGCTCGCCAAGGCTCCGAGCCTCCCGGCGGACATGGTCTTTCTGGATCTCGAGGACTCTGTCTCGCCACTAGAGAAGGAAGCCGCCCGCGACAAGGTCGTGGACGCGATAAAGAACCAGGACTGGGGCGACAAGATCCTCTGCGTCCGCATCAACTCTTGGGACACGCGCTGGACCGTCTACGACGTCATCCACGTCGTCGGCAACGCCGGTGAGCGTCTCGAGGAGGTGATGCTGCCGAAAGTGCAGTCGGCCGCGGAGGTCGTGGCGTTGGACCTGCTGCTCTCACAGGTGGAGGACCACGCTGGGCTGCCGGAGAACCACATCGGCATCGAAGCCCAGATCGAGACCGCCCGGGGTCTCATCAACGTGGAAGAGATCTGTGCGGCGTCACCGCGGCTGGAGACGATCATCCTCGGCCCGGTGGACATGTCTGCTTCCATGGAGATGCCTTCCATGGCCGGAGGGCTGCTCATCCCCGAGTATCCGGGGGACTACTTCCACTACGTCTTCACCAAGATCCTCATGGCTGGTCGCGCGAACGGCCTGCAGGTGATCGACGGACCGTACGTGAAGATCCGCGACCTCGAAGGCTTCAGGGAGTACGCGAAGAGGACTCAGATCTTGGGCTACGACGGTAAGTGGGCACTGCACCCCGACCAGATCGAGATCCTGAACGAGATCTTCACTCCCAGCCAGGAGCAGTTCGACAAGGCGGTCGCGGTACTCGAGGCCTACGAGAAGGCCACGACCGAGGAGCGTCGCGGGGCGGTCATGTTCGGCGACGAGATGATCGACGAGGCTTCTCGCAAGGTGGCGGTGAAGATCGTCAACCGAGGCAGGAGAGCAGGCCTCGTCCCATCCGGCCAGAGCGAGAGCGGTTCGGCTTCCTGA
- a CDS encoding MaoC family dehydratase: MTVHERPFGRYFEDFEVGDVYRHWPGKTITEYDDHLFCMITMNHHPLHTNEWFAENETVHKRNVVVGNLVYSLVLGMSVPDVSGAAIANLEVEKLVHKAPTFHGDTIYAETRVIDKKESTSKPDRGIVTVETKGINQRGEEVCYFRRKVMVWKKEYAPPRQRPYGDDIWDGSDEG, encoded by the coding sequence GTGACCGTGCACGAAAGACCCTTCGGACGCTACTTCGAGGACTTCGAGGTGGGCGACGTCTATCGTCATTGGCCCGGCAAGACGATCACCGAGTACGACGACCACCTCTTCTGCATGATCACCATGAACCACCACCCGCTGCACACGAACGAGTGGTTTGCAGAAAACGAGACGGTGCACAAGCGGAACGTGGTCGTGGGCAATCTCGTCTATTCCTTGGTGCTGGGAATGAGCGTCCCGGACGTCTCCGGTGCCGCGATAGCCAACCTCGAAGTCGAGAAGTTGGTGCACAAGGCCCCCACCTTCCACGGGGACACGATCTACGCAGAGACCCGCGTCATCGACAAGAAGGAGTCGACCTCGAAGCCCGACCGTGGGATCGTCACGGTGGAGACCAAGGGAATCAACCAGAGAGGGGAAGAGGTCTGCTATTTCCGGCGGAAGGTGATGGTGTGGAAGAAGGAGTACGCACCTCCGCGTCAGCGACCCTACGGGGACGACATCTGGGACGGCTCGGACGAGGGCTGA
- the mmyF gene encoding monooxygenase, producing the protein MHGAEAMHRTEVGESRVDERRFREVLGHLPTGVTVVTGISDEGPSGLVVGSFSSVSLRPPLVAFFVDHGSKSWPLIRSRNSFAVNVLAADQKDLCTRFARSGEDKFAGVTWHPSPVSGSPLLGGVVAWIDCDIYDERAYGDHDIVVGLVRALDADGSDSPLVFFRGRLGTFAEEA; encoded by the coding sequence ATGCACGGTGCAGAGGCGATGCACAGGACAGAAGTCGGCGAGTCCCGTGTCGACGAACGCCGCTTCAGGGAGGTCCTCGGTCACTTGCCTACAGGCGTCACGGTGGTGACCGGCATTTCCGACGAGGGACCCAGCGGGTTGGTGGTCGGCTCCTTCAGTTCCGTGTCACTTCGTCCTCCCCTAGTGGCGTTTTTCGTCGACCACGGATCGAAGAGTTGGCCTCTGATCCGGTCGAGGAACAGTTTCGCGGTGAACGTGCTCGCAGCCGACCAGAAGGATCTCTGCACGCGATTCGCTCGATCGGGGGAGGACAAGTTCGCCGGCGTCACCTGGCACCCCTCACCGGTGAGTGGATCGCCGCTCCTTGGCGGGGTCGTCGCGTGGATCGACTGCGATATCTACGACGAGAGGGCATACGGCGACCACGACATAGTCGTCGGTTTGGTACGGGCATTGGACGCAGACGGGTCCGACTCGCCGCTCGTGTTCTTCAGAGGTCGCTTGGGGACCTTCGCCGAAGAGGCATGA